The following are encoded in a window of Cydia strobilella chromosome 1, ilCydStro3.1, whole genome shotgun sequence genomic DNA:
- the LOC134748034 gene encoding chromatin target of PRMT1 protein-like encodes MVIDQVHGLQATGMSLNERFTMFATAPAPARPRTPRRRPSTGGFYSDNMNRNLIEQIARRLEQQTKRQTLRQRLGIGAGGLRRFGSESSLAGLRRSNSFGDLSQRGIKSRISWRQSNGNLNRSASFGNLSAGVWRGRGRGLRGLRRRVGIRVLRGRIRGGMNLFGRINRIGSRPLRGRGVGRGGAAGAQGAGRGARRGAGRGGGGAGRGGGGAGRGGGRGLTRGAARGRGRGGISRQTVKPVPTKEQLDLQLDQYMAGTKSALDKELDSYMKNAMELE; translated from the exons ATGGTGATAGACCAAGTTCACGGTCTCCAGGCCACGGGTATGAGCCTAAACGAACGGTTCACCATGTTCGCGACAGCACCGGCGCCGGCGCGGCCTCGCACGCCGCGGCGGAGGCCTTCCACCGGCGGCTTCTATAGTGATAACATGAACAGGAACTTGATTGAACAGATCGCCCGCCGTTTGGAGCAACAGACTAAACGG CAAACCCTCCGCCAGAGGCTTGGTATCGGCGCTGGGGGCCTGCGACGTTTTGGTAGTGAGAGTAGCTTGGCGGGACTCCGGCGCTCCAACAGCTTCGGTGATCTGAGCCAGAGAGGAATCAAGAGCAGGATCTCGTGGCGACAATCCAATGGCAACCTCAA TCGCTCGGCGTCTTTTGGCAACTTGTCCGCCGGAGTGTGGCGCGGCCGCGGTCGCGGGCTGCGCGGGCTGCGGCGGCGCGTTGGCATCCGGGTGCTGCGCGGACGGATCAG AGGCGGTATGAACTTGTTTGGTCGCATAAATCGCATCGGAAGCAGACCGCTGCGCGGACGTGGTGTTGGGAGAGGGGGCGCGGCAGGCGCGCAGGGGGCGGGGCGTGGCGCACggcggggggcggggcggggAGGGGGCGGAGCGGGACGAGGAGGGGGCGGAGCGGGGCGAGGAGGGGGACGGGGCCTcacgcgcggcgcggcgagggGCCGCGGACGAG GTGGCATATCCCGGCAGACGGTTAAACCCGTCCCTACGAAAGAGCAGCTGGACCTGCAGCTGGACCAGTACATGGCCGGCACTAAGTCTGCCCTCGACAAGGAGCTCGACTCATACATGAAGAACGCTATGGAACTAGAGTGA
- the LOC134751986 gene encoding uncharacterized protein LOC134751986 gives MKVDRYISPRASGDKLISSQPTMSEVANGSPLNDNCLVDMDACYDTFDKDRDGKLNLQEFRVICKALFRNDKGHIYPLSEERARHIFQVFDKNGDGFIDKEEFTFCWNHWIKVIVRPVSAFLVVDVQNDFISGTLNISKCNAQQDGSEVVEPINRLLDTIPFDCVFYSLDWHPPDHVSFIDNVHLRELHVSSPVSADKAAAHDTVVFAGPPPMRQRLWPRHCVQDTWGAELHPDLKVVDGAVKVYKGTNPEVDSYSVFWDNKKLSDTTLSHELRARGATDIYICGLAYDVCVGATIADALAIGYRAILIDDASRGVDLADIEKTKNTIINNNGVIVNSDQVAAMVDGRDRRPELGYKLAMELKSALHDQPQQ, from the exons ATGAAAGTCGACCGGTATATAAGTCCCCGCGCGAGCGGCGACAAGCTTATTTCGAGCCAGCCTACGATGTCGGAGGTTGCTAACGGCTCGCCACTCAACGATAACTGTTTGGTCGATATGGACGCATGCTATGACACCTTCGACAAGGATAG AGACGGCAAGCTGAATCTCCAAGAGTTCCGCGTGATCTGCAAAGCCCTCTTCCGCAACGACAAGGGCCACATCTACCCGCTCTCTGAAGAAAGGGCGCGGCACATCTTCCAGGTCTTCGACAAAAATGGCGACGGGTTCATCGACAAGGAGGAGTTCACGTTCTGCTGGAACCATTGGATCAAAGTA ATCGTGCGGCCGGTGAGCGCTTTCCTCGTGGTCGACGTACAGAATGACTTCATCTCGGGAACGCTGAATATCAGCAAGTGCAACGCGCAGCAAGATGGTAGCGAG GTCGTAGAGCCCATTAACCGACTTCTGGACACCATCCCGTTCGACTGTGTGTTTTATTCTCTCGACTGGCATCCCCCGGACCACGTGTCCTTCATCGACAACGTGCACCTACGAGAGCTTCACGTCTCCAGCCCT GTTTCAGCAGACAAAGCCGCTGCCCACGATACAGTGGTGTTCGCTGGGCCGCCTCCGATGCGGCAGAGGCTGTGGCCGCGACACTGCGTCCAGGATACCTGGGGCGCTGAGCTACATCCTGATTTGAAG gtgGTGGACGGAGCCGTGAAGGTGTACAAGGGTACCAACCCCGAGGTGGATTCGTATTCCGTGTTCTGGGACAACAAGAAACTGAGCGACACCACTCTCTCGcacgagctgcgcgcgcgcggcgccacCGACATCTACATCTGCGGGCTCGCGTACGACGTGTGCGTCG GCGCAACAATCGCTGACGCTTTAGCGATCGGGTACCGCGCCATCCTGATAGACGACGCGTCCCGCGGCGTCGACCTCGCCGACATCGAGAAAACTAAAAACACCATCATCAACAATAACGGCGTCATCGTCAATTCAGACCAG gtGGCAGCAATGGTGGACGGTCGCGACCGACGGCCCGAGCTCGGCTACAAGCTCGCCATGGAGCTCAAATCCGCGCTGCACGACCAACCGCAACAATGA